In Musa acuminata AAA Group cultivar baxijiao chromosome BXJ3-11, Cavendish_Baxijiao_AAA, whole genome shotgun sequence, one DNA window encodes the following:
- the LOC103971892 gene encoding probable WRKY transcription factor 26 isoform X2 codes for MINRSQSLRPATRHEQPLLDLPSDSSSLPLSSCMASSAASSWHADAFAFSTGSFTELLSGAAADAREFSDGVAGDGTDLPEFKFIAPPSLPISPSSSYFAIPAGFSPAALLDSPVLLSSGMFRSPQAFGYQQGIRDGDECLGEFSFQNGTKQASCFHPSSASIPSDEHQPSWMHQQHYSTTTPTTKSESTAPRDSNSRHPSGSAHHAQAVQTLQRRSDDGYNWRKYGQKQVKGSENPRSYYKCTYPSCPTKKKIERSLDGQITEIVYKGTHNHPKPQSTTRNLACAKATRSLMLESVATPDNSSVSFGDDDLDLGSQVSKSGVDEFEEEEPDAKRWKGKQEGEGAGSRTVREPRVVVQTTSDIDILDDGYRWRKYGQKVVKGNPNPRSYYKCTTVGCSVRKHVERACHDLRAVITTYEGKHNHDVPAARGSGGQGSSSFAMAIRPTATTSGHQNQMLITNSIFSGKSDGSANPSPFNPQNPRNYEFSSGYDSSISTSYTDPQQRGQIQSVFCKAAVKGEGDEIFV; via the exons ATGATCAACCGATCCCAATCTCTTAGACCAGCAACGAGACACGAACAACCTCTCCTCGATCTGCCGTCCGattcctcctcccttcctctttCCTCGTGCATGGCGTCCTCCGCCGCGAGCTCCTGGCACGCCGACGCGTTCGCCTTCTCGACCGGTTCCTTCACTGAGCTGCTCTCCGGAGCCGCGGCCGACGCCCGAGAGTTCTCGGACGGTGTCGCGGGTGATGGAACTGACCTTCCCGAGTTCAAGTTCATCGCTCCGCCGTCACTGCCcatctctccttcctcctcctactTTGCCATTCCGGCGGGGTTCAGCCCAGCTGCGCTCCTCGACTCGCCCGTTCTCCTCTCTTCTGGT ATGTTTCGATCTCCTCAAGCTTTCGGTTATCAGCAAGGCATCAGGGATGGAGACGAGTGCTTGGGTGAATTCTCTTTCCAAAATGGAACCAAGCAAGCATCTTGTTTTCACCCTTCTTCCGCCTCAATTCCATCG GACGAACACCAACCATCATGGATGCACCAACAACATTACAGCACCACCACTCCCACTACGAAATCTGAATCCACAGCCCCCAGAGATAGCAACAGCCGCCACCCATCTGGTTCAGCTCACCATGCTCAAGCTGTTCAGACTCTGCAGAGGAGGTCAGATGACGGATACAACTGGAGGAAGTACGGGCAAAAGCAAGTGAAAGGAAGCGAGAACCCGCGCAGCTACTACAAGTGCACGTACCCGAGTTGCCCCACGAAGAAGAAGATCGAGAGATCTTTAGATGGACAGATTACCGAAATCGTATACAAAGGCACGCACAACCATCCCAAGCCTCAGTCCACCACGAGGAACTTAGCTTGCGCGAAAGCAACTCGATCTTTGATGTTGGAGTCGGTTGCCACACCTGACAATTCCTCCGTCTCCTTCGGCGATGATGATCTCGATTTGGGGTCTCAGGTGAGCAAGTCAGGAGTCGATGAATTCGAGGAGGAGGAACCTGATGCTAAGCGATG GAAGGGGAAGCAAGAAGGAGAAGGTGCTGGTAGCAGGACGGTGAGGGAGCCCAGGGTGGTGGTTCAGACCACGAGTGACATTGACATCCTCGACGATGGATATCGCTGGAGGAAGTACGGGCAGAAGGTGGTGAAGGGGAATCCCAATCCAAG GAGCTACTACAAGTGCACCACCGTGGGTTGCTCGGTGAGGAAGCATGTGGAGAGGGCTTGTCATGATCTCAGGGCGGTGATCACCACGTACGAGGGCAAGCACAACCATGATGTCCCCGCGGCCCGTGGAAGTGGTGGACAAGGCAGCAGTAGCTTCGCCATGGCGATAAGACCGACGGCGACGACGAGCGGCCATCAGAATCAGATGCTCATCACCAACTCCATCTTCAGCGGCAAATCCGATGGGTCGGCAAACCCGTCTCCTTTCAATCCACAGAACCCAAGAAACTATGAGTTCAGCTCTGGATATGATAGTTCAATAAGCACTTCTTACACGGATCCCCAGCAGCGGGGGCAGATACAGAGCGTGTTCTGCAAAGCAGCCGTAAAGGGAGAAGGAGATGAGATATTTGTCTAG
- the LOC103971892 gene encoding WRKY transcription factor WRKY24 isoform X1: MINRSQSLRPATRHEQPLLDLPSDSSSLPLSSCMASSAASSWHADAFAFSTGSFTELLSGAAADAREFSDGVAGDGTDLPEFKFIAPPSLPISPSSSYFAIPAGFSPAALLDSPVLLSSGMFRSPQAFGYQQGIRDGDECLGEFSFQNGTKQASCFHPSSASIPSVPIAPSCSSSFPTGCSSEDLRVLMPFLPDDESFNVVIQDEHQPSWMHQQHYSTTTPTTKSESTAPRDSNSRHPSGSAHHAQAVQTLQRRSDDGYNWRKYGQKQVKGSENPRSYYKCTYPSCPTKKKIERSLDGQITEIVYKGTHNHPKPQSTTRNLACAKATRSLMLESVATPDNSSVSFGDDDLDLGSQVSKSGVDEFEEEEPDAKRWKGKQEGEGAGSRTVREPRVVVQTTSDIDILDDGYRWRKYGQKVVKGNPNPRSYYKCTTVGCSVRKHVERACHDLRAVITTYEGKHNHDVPAARGSGGQGSSSFAMAIRPTATTSGHQNQMLITNSIFSGKSDGSANPSPFNPQNPRNYEFSSGYDSSISTSYTDPQQRGQIQSVFCKAAVKGEGDEIFV; encoded by the exons ATGATCAACCGATCCCAATCTCTTAGACCAGCAACGAGACACGAACAACCTCTCCTCGATCTGCCGTCCGattcctcctcccttcctctttCCTCGTGCATGGCGTCCTCCGCCGCGAGCTCCTGGCACGCCGACGCGTTCGCCTTCTCGACCGGTTCCTTCACTGAGCTGCTCTCCGGAGCCGCGGCCGACGCCCGAGAGTTCTCGGACGGTGTCGCGGGTGATGGAACTGACCTTCCCGAGTTCAAGTTCATCGCTCCGCCGTCACTGCCcatctctccttcctcctcctactTTGCCATTCCGGCGGGGTTCAGCCCAGCTGCGCTCCTCGACTCGCCCGTTCTCCTCTCTTCTGGT ATGTTTCGATCTCCTCAAGCTTTCGGTTATCAGCAAGGCATCAGGGATGGAGACGAGTGCTTGGGTGAATTCTCTTTCCAAAATGGAACCAAGCAAGCATCTTGTTTTCACCCTTCTTCCGCCTCAATTCCATCGGTACCAATTGCTCCTTCctgctcttcttcctttcctacaGGTTGCAGTTCAGAAGACCTTCGTGTCTTGATGCCATTTCTTCCCGATGACGAATCCTTTAATGTGGTCATACAGGACGAACACCAACCATCATGGATGCACCAACAACATTACAGCACCACCACTCCCACTACGAAATCTGAATCCACAGCCCCCAGAGATAGCAACAGCCGCCACCCATCTGGTTCAGCTCACCATGCTCAAGCTGTTCAGACTCTGCAGAGGAGGTCAGATGACGGATACAACTGGAGGAAGTACGGGCAAAAGCAAGTGAAAGGAAGCGAGAACCCGCGCAGCTACTACAAGTGCACGTACCCGAGTTGCCCCACGAAGAAGAAGATCGAGAGATCTTTAGATGGACAGATTACCGAAATCGTATACAAAGGCACGCACAACCATCCCAAGCCTCAGTCCACCACGAGGAACTTAGCTTGCGCGAAAGCAACTCGATCTTTGATGTTGGAGTCGGTTGCCACACCTGACAATTCCTCCGTCTCCTTCGGCGATGATGATCTCGATTTGGGGTCTCAGGTGAGCAAGTCAGGAGTCGATGAATTCGAGGAGGAGGAACCTGATGCTAAGCGATG GAAGGGGAAGCAAGAAGGAGAAGGTGCTGGTAGCAGGACGGTGAGGGAGCCCAGGGTGGTGGTTCAGACCACGAGTGACATTGACATCCTCGACGATGGATATCGCTGGAGGAAGTACGGGCAGAAGGTGGTGAAGGGGAATCCCAATCCAAG GAGCTACTACAAGTGCACCACCGTGGGTTGCTCGGTGAGGAAGCATGTGGAGAGGGCTTGTCATGATCTCAGGGCGGTGATCACCACGTACGAGGGCAAGCACAACCATGATGTCCCCGCGGCCCGTGGAAGTGGTGGACAAGGCAGCAGTAGCTTCGCCATGGCGATAAGACCGACGGCGACGACGAGCGGCCATCAGAATCAGATGCTCATCACCAACTCCATCTTCAGCGGCAAATCCGATGGGTCGGCAAACCCGTCTCCTTTCAATCCACAGAACCCAAGAAACTATGAGTTCAGCTCTGGATATGATAGTTCAATAAGCACTTCTTACACGGATCCCCAGCAGCGGGGGCAGATACAGAGCGTGTTCTGCAAAGCAGCCGTAAAGGGAGAAGGAGATGAGATATTTGTCTAG